From Vigna unguiculata cultivar IT97K-499-35 chromosome 5, ASM411807v1, whole genome shotgun sequence, the proteins below share one genomic window:
- the LOC114186188 gene encoding uncharacterized protein LOC114186188, with the protein MTFVEAWLDFRRTLHFRRTLHFRRRRDFRRRDFDFRNDVATFVYMARTRGAHRGGSSSSHAEASKQEPRQRPTASVRKRGKGHHRESGPSSHGEVGSSTGHGEAAPSSSTHYTNIHEEQENIIHHEEVVAGQDQDVLGGFPRGPEDTSLLIGFVDHVACPIWDG; encoded by the exons ATGACTTTCGTAGAGGCGTGGCTTGACTTCCGTAGAACGCTTCACTTCCGTAGAACGCTTCACTTCCGTAGAAGACGCGACTTCCGTAGGCGTGACTTCGACTTCCGTAATGACGTGGCGACTTtcgttt aCATGGCTAGGACAAGAGGAGCACATCGTGGTGGCTCAAGTTCTTCACATGCTGAGGCTTCTAAGCAAGAGCCTAGGCAGAGACCTACTGCATCTGTTCGCAAAAGAGGTAAGGGTCATCATAGAGAGAGTGGTCCATCATCTCATGGAGAAGTTGGTTCATCAACTGGTCATGGAGAAGCTGCTCCATCATCATCAACTCATTATACTAATATTCATGAGGAGCAAGAAAATATAATTCACCATGAGGAGGTTGTTGCAGGGCAGGACCAAGATGTTTTAGGAGGATTTCCTAGAGGACCCGAGGATACGTCTTTGTTGATCGGATTTGTTGATCATGTTGCATGTCCTATTTGGGATGGCTAG